The nucleotide window aacatattcatttattattattattattattatttatgtattgTTCCAGATATGGTAAAGAGGAATGGATTAAGACACGATTATTACGGAAGAAAATATGACAGACCTTATGATAGGAGAAGATATGATTCACGAAggtaaaataatataaaattacaaaaataaaatataaataattatatatatatatatatgtgtatatgttctcatgattattttacttcttttattttagaGTTAACCCTTATGGAAGAGATCGCATGAGAAATTTTGGTTATCGTAATAATGGTTATAGACATGATAGATATGGTAGGCGTCCACGTAATGATTATAGGAATTATGATAGAAGATCGattgataataaatattatagaagaaatgattattataaaagaaacGCAAGAAGTAGTGATAATGAAAGGGGACCATCAAGAGATGACAgtagaagaaaaaaaagatatgaTAGAGTAAGAAAATCAACAAGTGTATCAAATAGTGAGAGAAGACGTTATAGAAATTCACCTGACAggtaaaataataaataattttatacatacgcacaagaaaaaaaaaaaatatataatatataaatacatacatatatatatttattttatgtttacATTTATGTTTATCGTACCCGCAGCGATATAATATGcctataatatatatatatatatatatatatgtgtatatattcttattaatttattcatttatatgttttatttttttttttcattttttacTCTTTCCTTATCAGAAGTCCACGTtatagaagaaaataaaataaaaattaaaaaaatagaaacGAATTGAAtgcatatattattatatatattaatcaTGTTAccatttattttattatttttttttttttcaaaagttaaaaaaaattaatatttgaTTGTTCATAAGAAtacaaaattttaaaatttttaaattgaatacgaaaaatataattgaataaataaataaaatgtattattattattttttaattctaaTGAAAACtaacaaaattattaaaaaaaaataaatgccaaaaagaaaaataaaaagaaagaaaaaatgagaaaaaaaaaaaaaaaatatattaaataatttaaaagaagcaaataaatataaaatatatatatatatatatacatatgtatttatttaattatttgcttatataattttttattatgaaagaatcaattaaaaaattaagagCTTATTCACATATAccaaattaaatataatcatcatcataTCTCCATCTTTTTAATAACTTTCCATAactaaaaataaaaatgataaaagtAAAGGAATGATATAATGTcaaattaaatgaaatattaacacatagaaatttatatatatataatataaaggataaaatattttttcatacaaaaataaaaatataataatatttatggCAAAAGTAGCAAAGATAGTTATAGTAATATtggtaaatatatatagaaaaaaataatgaacatagtatatttattttaattcttttatatatttatttaatttacTTAAAAACTTTTACAGGTAAGTCTGCTTTTTTCCTACAATAATTTTCACACATTTGTAACCACATCATTAATTCTTCTCTCGTCCCCGCCCTAGGAAAGAACATACATATTTTcaccaaaaaaaaaaaaaaatatatatatatatataatcatttaagaaaaacaaaaaaacagaaaagacatttaaaaaatatatacatatataaccgataaataataagaacAGATATTATgcaacatatatatatatatatatatatatatgcatattcAAACAACATATCCACgtataataattcaaagtattatataaaataaaataatatataataaccgaatacaacatatataatataaaaaatatat belongs to Plasmodium reichenowi strain SY57 chromosome 10, whole genome shotgun sequence and includes:
- a CDS encoding RNA-binding protein, putative, which encodes MSSKEAHSESEEHVHKNDGSTLYVSNLSSKITTAKLQDIFEKYGNIEKCYVISNPITKESRNFGFVTFNNSEDAENAMNKANKMEIEGREINVEIAKRNEPHEPTPGEYKGVQNMVKRNGLRHDYYGRKYDRPYDRRRYDSRRVNPYGRDRMRNFGYRNNGYRHDRYGRRPRNDYRNYDRRSIDNKYYRRNDYYKRNARSSDNERGPSRDDSRRKKRYDRVRKSTSVSNSERRRYRNSPDRSPRYRRK